ggccatgctgggggtcccatggccGTGCTGGGGTcccatggctgtgctgggggtcccGTGGCCatgctgggggtcccatggccGTGCTGGGGTcccatggctgtgctgggggtcccatggctgtgctggggtcccatggctgtgctggggtcCCGTGGCCGTGCTGGGGGTCCATGGCcgtgctgggggtcccatggctgtgctgggggtcctgtggccatgctgggggtcccatggccGTGCTGGGGTcccatggctgtgctgggggtcccatggctgtgctggggtcCCGTGGCCGTGCTGGGGGTCCATGGCcgtgctgggggtcccatggctgtgctgggggtcccGTGGCCGTGCTGGGGGTCCATGGCCGTGCTGGGGGTCtcatggctgtgctgggggtcccGTGGCCGTGCTGGGGGTccatggctgtgctgggggtcccGTGGCCGTGCTGGGGGTCCATGGCcgtgctgggggtcccatggctgtgctgggggtcccGTGGCCATGCTGGGGGTCCCGTGGTTGTGTCGGGGGTCCTGTGATCatgctgggggtcccatggccGTGCTGGAGGGTCCATGGCTGTACTGGGGGTCctgtggctgtgccaggggTCCCATGGCCACGCTGGGGGTCCCGCATGTGCCGCCCCCCAGCACCGCCGCCACCGcacgcccccagccccgtgccagggcACGGGGagggccgagcggggccgaaGCCCCTCACTCAGCCCCACGGCGGGCTCCCCAGCGCGGCTCAGGCCGCGGCCCGGCGTGGCGGTGGTGGGGCGCCCATTGTGCGCGGGGCGGAGGCGCGCGCGGCCGAGGTCACCACTTCCCCGCCGCAGCCGGAGGAAACGGCCGCTCCCGGCACCGGCGGCTCAGTGGCGGCACGATGGGCAACCTGCCGGCCGtgctgcccggcgctgcccgctcctgcGGCCTCGGCCTCTGCTCCCGGCAGCTCAGCGCCGCGCCCGAGGAGAGCACCGTCACCGAGCGGGGCAGGTGGGCGCGCGGGGCAGACGGGATGGATGGGGCGGGATGGACGGACGGGGCGGACAGGGCACCGGCACCCGCTGTGCCGTGACGCACCGGGCTGCTGGCCCCCGCGCCTCGATGGGGACCTCTCGTTTGGCCCCCTCCTGCCTGGACCCACCGCGGCGCGTGGGAGCATCCCCGCGTGGCTGAGCCCCCCGGAGCCCTGGCCCCACCGGAGCCGTGGCCCCACCGGAGCCGTGTCCCGGTGGGGCGGCGTGTGCCGGGACGGGACGCGGTGCAGCCATGGGAGCCTGTCGGCAGCGGAGCCCCGCGCCCGCTTGCCCGTGGTGCCCCGTGGCATCGCGCTGGcatcccctgccccacggcgtggcccggcagccccacggcggtgctgccagccccacagcggTGCTGCTAGCCCCACAgcggtgctgccagccccacagcagcccctgggATGCGTCAGGACCTACAGGGCCGTATGGGGATGTATGGAGACCTatggggagggggcacatgGGGTCGAGCGGGGATGGGAGGTgcggggaccccccagcccggaggggacggggacggggacggggacggggacgaggTGGGTTCTCCCCGCGGTGGCCGGCAGCCCGCTCTGACTCATGGCCATTGTTCGTGCTTGCACATGGACGAGGCGCAGGAAcgccccacgtccccccccaagctcagccccacagctcaGCCCCAGAGCGGAGCCGGGGGCCCGGGGCCACCACAGCAGCaccgggggggcggggaggtcCCCAgtcacccccatgtcccccgcgcagccccccagcacccctcagcCCACCTCCGCTGGTCCCAGctcaccccagtgccccccgcccacccctgcccgctcccctcccgcccccccgggggtctctgcccccacgagcagctcccagcaccccgAGGTGCCGGAGGCTCCCGAAatcagagctgctggagcaagCGTGGGGTggggtgccccccgcccgggccccccAGCTGTGCTCCCTGCGTGAGGCAGGCGGGGGGCTGcccaggggaccccccccaaagcctGGCCAGGACTCagggctgctcccccccccaGCTCGGCGCCCACCCGCCCGGCGGAGCCCCCCCGCTTCGCCCGGCTGAAGAACTGGGAGACGGGGACCATCGGCTACGACACGCTCTGCGCCCAGGCCCTGCAGGTGGGCGTGCGGGGTTGGGGGTGCGGGGatgaggggtgcagggctggggggtgcagggctgggaggtgctgggctggggggtgctgggcttgGGGGCACGGGGCCAgcggtgcagggctggggggcatggggctggggtgcacTGCATGGGGCTGAggtgtgcagggtggggggtgcagggctgggggtgcaagatggggctggggggcatggggctggtgggtgcagggctgaggagtgcagggctggggggtgcgggactgggggtgcagggatggggggcaccaggctggggggcacagggctgaggGGCGCAGGGCTGaggggcgcagggctggggggtgcagggctgggggtgcagggctggggggtgcggggctggggggtgcagaggggcgcagggctgggggtgcaagatgggggctgcagggcgggggggcatggggctggggggtgcagggctggggggcacagggctgaggGTGCAGatctggggggtgcaggggggcgcagggctgggggtgcaagatggggctgcagggctgaggggtgcagggctggggggtgcagggctggggggtgcagggctggggggcacagggctgaggGTGCAGatctggggggtgcaggggggcacggggctgggggtgcaagATGGGGGTGTAgggtgggggggcacggggctgaggggtgcagggctggggggtgcagggctggggggtgcagggctggggggcacggggctgagGGTGCAGatctggggggtgcaggggggcgcggggctgggggtgcaagatgggggtgcagggtggggggggcagagtgctgggatgggggacccGGGGACggaggggagggctgggggatgcGCGGGCGGGCTTGTGGGGCCGCAGGGATgaggggcgcgggcggggggcgtGGGCCGGGCCCCCCGGTGACCCCCGCgccccaggagctgccctgctcggggcagcgctgcctgggcTCGCTGGTGCTGCCGCGGCCGCTGCCGGCCCCCACCCCCGAGGGCACCCGGCCGGCCGAGGAGCTGCTGGGCCTGGCCCGGGACTTCATCACCCAGTACTACCTGTCCCTGCGGCGGTgagcggggcgcggcgggggcacGGCACgggcctgccctgccccggtgtgccccaaacccccagctctgccccggggtgccccaaacccccagctctgccccggggcATCCCAAACCCCCATCTGAGCCCCGGGGCATCCcaaacccccagccctgccccggggtgccccacatccccatctGAGCCCCAGGGCATCCCAaatccccagccctgcctggggcatCCCATggtcccatccctgccccagggcatcccacagccccatcccagctccaggGCATCCCAGATCCCAAACCCTGCCCAGGGGTGACCcatggccccagccctgcctgggggcaTCCCATggtcccatccctgccccaggtCATCCcacatccccagccctgccctggggcatcccaaatccccatctgagccccagagcatcccaaatccccatcccagaCCCAAGgcatcccaaatccccatcccagccctggggcatCCCACAGTGCATCCCTGCCCCAGAgcatcccaaatccccatccctgccccggGGTGCCCCATGGCTCCATCCCAGTCCCAGTGCATcccacagccccatcccagccctgggccatcccaaatccccatcccagcGCCAGGGCATCCCATagccccatcccagctccaggACATCCCAAGTCCCAAACCCTGTCCTGGGGTGTcccacagccccatcccagacccatcccagccccagagcatcccaaatccccatcGCTGCCCGGGGCATCCCAtggccccatcccagccccagagcatcccaaatccccatccctgccccagggcaTCCCACGGCCCCATCCCAGACCCAGAgcatcccaaatccccatccctgccccggggcatcCCACGCTCCCATCCCAGACCCAGAgcatcccaaatccccatccctgccccggggcatcCCACGGCCCCATCCCAGACCCAGAgcatcccaaatccccatccctgccccggggtgccccacagccccatcccagctccagggcatcccacagccccatcccagctccaggGCATCCCACggccccatcccagctccaggGCATCCCAaatccccctccctgccctgggccatcccaaatccccatccctgcccagggccatcccaaatccccatccctgcccggGGCACCACATGGCCCCATCCCAGACCCAGAGCATCCCAaatccccctccctgccctgagccatcccaaatccccatccctgcccggggcaccccatggccccATCCCAGACCCAGAgcatcccaaatccccatcccagcGCCAGGGCATCCCATagccccatcccagctccaggACATCCCAAGTCCCAAACCCTGTCCTGGGGTGTcccacagccccatcccagaCCCATCCCAGACCCAGAgcatcccaaatccccatccctgccccagggcaTCCCACGGCCCCATCCCAGACCCAGAgcatcccaaatccccatctCTGCCCAGGGCATcccacagccccatcccagccccagagcatcccaaatccccatccctgccccggggtgccccacagccccatcccagctccaggGCATCCCACggccccatcccagctccaggGCATCCCAaatccccctccctgccctgggccatcccaaatccccatccctgcccggggccatcccaaatccccatccctgcccggggcaccccatggccccATCCCAGACCCAGAGCATCCCAaatccccctccctgccctgagcCATCCCAAATCTCCATCCCTGCCCGGGGccatcccaaatccccatccctgcccggGGCACCCCACCGCAGTgcggggggtcccaggggggctGAGGCACGGGGGCACCCGCAGGGAGAACTCCCCGGCGCACGTCCAGCGGCTGCGGGAGGTGGAAGCGGCCATCGGGGCCACCGGCACCTACCAGCTGCTGGAGCCCGAGCTCGTCTTCGGGGCCAAGCAGGCCTGGCGCAACGCCGCGCGCTGCGTGGGCCGCATCCAGTGGAACAAGCTGCAGGtgagggtggggggcacccccaCGGCGCCCGTGGGCACCCACACCTGCCCCATGGCCGGGAGTCGCCCCATGGGGTGGCCGGGGGGCAACGGgatgtcccctgtccccccccgtccccgcccTGACCCCTCCCCGCAGGTTTTCGACGCCCGGGACTGCGCCGGCGTGGCGGAGATGTTCAGCTTCCTCTGCACCCACATCCAGTACGCCACCAACCGCGGCAACATTCGGTGAGAGCCCTGCCCGCCTGCCGCGCTCGCCGCCGGCtggacccccggccccggggtgggaccccccccggcccccgcagcccgAGGGGTGTCGGTGACatcccgccccggccccccccccaggtCGGCCATCACCATCTTCCCGCAGCGGACGCCGGGCCGGGGCGATTTCCGCATCTGGAACACGCAGCTGATCCGCTACGCCGGGTACCGGCAGCCCGACGGCTCCGTGCAGGGGGACCCGGCCAACGTCGACATCACCGAGGTGGGGAAAacccccccctttccctgcacccccagacccccccggTGCCGCCCCCGCCCTGACGCTGCCAccccccagctctgcatccACTACGGCTggagccccggcggcggccgcttCGAcgtgctgccgctgctgctgcagagccccgAGGAGCCCCCCGAGCTCTTCCCCCTCCCGCCGGAGCTGGTCCTCGAggtgcccctgcagcaccccacgtgagtggggctgtgccccccgACACgggccccgcctgccccccaTGGCCACAAGAGAGCCGGACCCTCCTGGCCCCAATGGGACACCCCTcccggccgtggggctggggtgggggtcccacgcgctggggaggggatgggagtggggctgggatggaggttggggacccacgctggggagctggggctggcaggtgtggggctggcaggtgtggggctggcaagtgtggggctggcaggcgTGGGGCCGGCGTGGGGCTGGCAAgtgtggggctggcaggtgtggggctggcgtggggctggcaggtgtggggctggcaggtgtggggctggtgtggggctggcaggtgTGGGGCcggtgtggggctggcaggtgTGGGGCTGGCAAGTGTGGGGCCGGCGTGGGTCCCCAGCTGGAGCCTGCCCCCCCGTGCAGGCTGGAGTGGTtcggggagctggggctgcggtggtACGCGCTGCCGGCCGTCTCCAACATGCTGCTGGAGATCGGGGGGCTGGAGTTCCCGGCGGCCCCCTTCAACGGCTGGTACATGAGCAGCGAGATCGGCACCAGGAACCTCTGCGACAGCCAGCGCTACAACCTGCTGCCGGTGAGCCCCACGGCGCGGGGGCCCAGGTGCCCCACACCGGGACCCCCGCACCctggggggagccgggctgagccccCCGCTGTGCCGCCGGCAGGAGGTGGCCCTGCGCATGGGGCTGGACACGCGGACAACGTCGTCCCTCTGGAAGGACAAGGCGGCGGTGGAGGTGAACGTCGCCGTGCTGCACAGCTACCAGGTGGGACGCGTGGCCGGGACGCCGGCACCGCCAACgctgcggggacccccggcGCCGCCGTGCCACCGGGGCGGGCGCCGGCTGCTCCCggttcccccctccccgagccCGCCGTCCCCGCAGGTGGCCAAGGTGACGATCGTGGACCACCACGCGGCCACCGAGTCCTTCGTGAAGCACATGGAGAACGAGCTGCGGACGCGGGGGGGTTGCCCCGCCGACTGGGTCTGGATCGTGCCCCCCATCTCGGGGAGCCTCACCCCCGTCTTCCATCAGGAGATGGTCAACtacccagctctgccccaccTTCCGCTACCAGGTGGGCTCAGCCCCCACCGCCCcgcggccccacagccccaccgcCCCACGGCTgaccccctgcccgccccgcagcccgaCGCCTGGAAGGTCTACGTCTCCAAAGGCACCACCGTCACCAGGAGGAAGACCTTCAAGGAGTGGCCAAGTAGGTGCCAACCCTTGGCGGGCGATCCCTGCCCGTGGGTCCCTGATATGGGGCCGGACGCTGACCCGGTGATGCCACCGCCCCCCTCCCCGAAAGCGCGGTGAAGATCTCAGCCAAGCTGATGGGACACATGAAGGCGCGACGGGGTGAAGGCCACCATCCTCTACGCCACCGAGACCGGCAAATCCCGAACCTACGCCTGGAACCTCTGCCATCTTCCGACGCGCCTTCGACCCCAAGGTGGGCAAGGGGAGATGGTGGGAAGAGCTGGCCTCGGCCTCTCCCCCCAACCCGCCGTCCCAGCCCCACGTCCCCCGCCACGTAGGGTGCTGTGCATGGACGAGTACGACGTGGTGTCCCTGGAGCACGAGACCCTGGTGCTGGTGGTGACCAGCACCTTCGGCAACGGGGACCCCCCCGAATGCGCTGAGGGTTAGgaggatttggggagggggaagaggggacGGGAATGGGGACGGGACGGTGACGGTGCTGTCCCCAACAGAGCTTCTCCCAAGGCGCTGATGGAGATGACTTCGCCCTacaccagcacctcccaggcTGAGCCGCCCAAGTGAGCGCCCTGAGGAGGCCATGGGTGCCCGGTTGGGGTGGGGAAGAGCCCACCCTGCCCTCACCTGCCCTACGTCCCGCGCAGGAGCTACAAGCTGCGCTTCAACAGCGTCTCGCAGTCCGACCAGCTCGTCGCCTCCTGGAAGAAGAAACGGCGGGCAGCTGAGCAACACCGACAGCGCCGGCACGCTGGGTGCCCTGCGGTCGGACCGCCACGgccgtggggacagggacggtgTTGGGGTCCTCTGCCCGGCCTGAGCGCGGGCTGGGGCTTGGGGTTGCCCCATCCAGGGGGGTTGCACCGTGCCTGgctgtgggctggggagggggcagagcccaCGGTGGGCACCGGCCCTGGCACCGGCAGCTCCGGccgcatagaatcatagaatcatggaatcatggaaaggttgaggttggcaaagccctctaagatcccccagcccaaccattgacccaacgctgccaaggccaccaccaaacccattgagggcagagtcataattccatgtttcctggcttggggctgcattatttataatgaaagtaaaactgggaatcactaaggttggacaggatctctaagatcatcagcccaaccatcaccccaacacccccatgcccaaccatggcccccagtgccacctctgcctgttttgaacccctccagggcgggggactcccccacctctctgggcagcctggtccagggCTTGGCCtctctttccatgaaggaatttctcccaatatccaacctaaacctcccctggcgcatcCATCCCATTGGCTGTGGATGGGGGCGAGAgccgccccgggggggtccccaaccccaaaccccattTGTATCAGCCCTGACCaccacccacagcacccaccctgacccccaaccctgggggtcccccccccaaccctgggggtcccccccagccctggctgcccccACCGGCAGCGCAGGGTCCGACCCCAGGGtcgggggcggtgggggggggggttcggGTCTGCGCTGACCGCGCTcagccccgtccccccccctccccgtggcGGCAGGTTCGCGGTGTTCGGGCTGGGCTCGCGGGCGTACCCCCACTTCTGCGCCTTCGCCCGGGCGGTGGACACgcggctggaggagctgggggggggagcgggTGCTGCCCATGGGCGAGGGCGACGAGCTCTGCGCCCAGGAGGAGTCCTTCCGCACGTGGCCCGCCTCGTCTTCCaggttggggcagggggagagcaccggagggtggggggcacccaccggcatccccccccccaaccccgcaCCCACCGCTCCTCCCTGTGCCCTCAGGCCGCCTGCGAGACCTTCTGCgtgggggacggggtggggggggccgAGGAGCTCTTCGCCCCCACCCAGGGCTGGAAGCGCCAGAGGCACCGGAtggtggggcagccccaggccaCAGAGACCTGGCTGGTACCCGCcaccccccggaccccccccggcaccccctggccctggggagcccccacccccctgcaTCGCCCTCCACCCGCAGCCGGCAtctgccccatggcccccccccgggacaccccacCCACCTGCCGAgaggctcccccagcccccccatgacatcccccaaatccccatcgcccccccagctcctcccagcccctctccatGCCCCCCCCGGGACCACCCCCCCATGACACCCCCCAAtcccccatcaccccccagctcctcccagccccactcaTGTCCCCCCCGGGACCACCCCACCATGACATCCCCCCAGTCCCCTGtcaccccccagctcctcccagccctctctgtgaccccccccgggaccacccccctgggaccccctgtGACACCACCAACCCCCCCGTCGCCCCCCAAGCTCCTCCAAGCCCCTCTCCATGCCCCCCCCCGTGACCACCCCCCATGACACCCCCAATCCCCGTatcccccctctccccagctcctcccagcccctctcccgtgacccccccaggaccacccccccaggaccccctgtgacacccccagcccccctgtcgcccccctgtcccctcccaggaccccctctgacccctccccacccccccgtgacccccccagcccctttgTGATCTCccaccccccgtgcccccccagtccctccctgccacccccccctgccccaccgtgccccccatgccccccagccCACGCTGTGccccccagggctgtcccaccTGCACAAGCGCCGGGTGTTCCCCTGCACCGTGCTCTCCGTGGAGAACCTGCAGAGCGAGGAGTCCAGGtgagccccccctccccaggaccccccaagccccggggacccccacaGCCCCAGAACCCCTGCACCACAGGGAAGCCCCCACCCCCGGGCCTGCCCCGTCCCCAGGAACCCCCATCCCCAGGATCCCACCaccaccgggacccccccatggCTGGGAACCCCCATCCATGGGACacccccatccctggggccacccatgcccgggacccccccatcTCCGGGACTCccccctttcccagcactgcccaCCACGGGGCCCGCCCCATACCCCggggcccccctgcccccggaACCCCCATCCCCGGGACTCGTCCACAACAgccacccccgggaccccccccaatcCCCGGGAACCCCCCCAATCCCCGGGAACCCCCCCaatccctgggaccccccatcCCCGGGACTCCCCAATCCCCGGGATCCCCCCagtccctgggaccccccccatccccgggacccccacagccccgggaacacccatccccgggccccccccaattcccgggaccccccagccgcgggacccccccccccatccctgggacccccctaCCCCAGAGAACCACCATCCCCGGGACTCCCCCAATCTCCGGGAGCCCCCCAGTCCCTGGACCCCCATCCCTGGGATTCCCCATCTCTGGGACCCCCCATCCCTGGGACTCCCCCaatccccgggacccccccccagtccctggGACACCCCACCCCCGGgatcccctcagccccgggaccccccaagTCCCCGGGACTCCCCCCAATCCCCGAGACCCCCCCAATCCCCAGGACCCTCCCCATCGCCGGGACCTTCATCCCTGggatccccccacccccgggatTCCCCACCCCGGGGATGCCCCCACCCCCGGGAACCCCCATCCCCTGCGACCCCCCCAATCCCAGGCCCCCATGCCcgggccccccaccccggccccccaccccgcgctgACCCCCGCGCAGCCGGGCCACGCTGCTGGTGCGGCTGGGCTCGGCGGGGCAGGCGGAGCTGCGGTACCAGCCCGGGGACCACCTCGGCGTCTTCCCCGGCAACCGGCCCGAGCTGGtgcgggggctgctggggcgcGTGGaggaccccccgcc
This Pelecanus crispus isolate bPelCri1 unplaced genomic scaffold, bPelCri1.pri SCAFFOLD_410, whole genome shotgun sequence DNA region includes the following protein-coding sequences:
- the LOC142597048 gene encoding LOW QUALITY PROTEIN: nitric oxide synthase 3-like (The sequence of the model RefSeq protein was modified relative to this genomic sequence to represent the inferred CDS: inserted 3 bases in 2 codons; deleted 5 bases in 5 codons), which gives rise to MGNLPAVLPGAARSCGLGLCSRQLSAAPEESTVTERGSSAPTRPAEPPRFARLKNWETGTIGYDTLCAQALQELPCSGQRCLGSLVLPRPLPAPTPEGTRPAEELLGLARDFITQYYLSLRRENSPAHVQRLREVEAAIGATGTYQLLEPELVFGAKQAWRNAARCVGRIQWNKLQVFDARDCAGVAEMFSFLCTHIQYATNRGNIRSAITIFPQRTPGRGDFRIWNTQLIRYAGYRQPDGSVQGDPANVDITELCIHYGWSPGGGRFDVLPLLLQSPEEPPELFPLPPELVLEVPLQHPTLEWFGELGLRWYALPAVSNMLLEIGGLEFPAAPFNGWYMSSEIGTRNLCDSQRYNLLPEVALRMGLDTRTTSSLWKDKAAVEVNVAVLHSYQVAKVTIVDHHAATESFVKHMENELRTRGGCPADWVWIVPPISGSLTPVFHQEMVNYQLCPTFRYQPDAWKVYVSKGTTVTRRKTFKEWPSSAVKISAKLMGHMKARRVKATILYATETGKSRTYAWNLCXIFRRAFDPKVGKGRWVLCMDEYDVVSLEHETLVLVVTSTFGNGDPPECAEASPKALMEMTSPYTSTSQAEPPKSYKLRFNSVSQSDQLVASWKKKRRQLSNTDSAGTLGALRFAVFGLGSRAYPHFCAFARAVDTRLEELGGERVLPMGEGDELCAQEESFRTWXRLVFQAACETFCVGDGVGGAEELFAPTQGWKRQRHRMVGQPQATETWLPTLCPPGLSHLHKRRVFPCTVLSVENLQSEESSRATLLVRLGSAGQAELRYQPGDHLGVFPGNRPELVRGLLGRVEDPPPPEQPVLVESLEGDPG